TGTTCGAGGAACATGGAACCCAGGCTGAAGTGGGCGTAGCTGGCGCCGGCCTTTTCCTCGATCCGCCGGGTGAGGGCCAGCATCTCTTCCAGGTGCTCACGGGCGGTTGTGTAGTTGCCGAGCTGGAGGTGGATGCTGCCGATGTTGGCGTGGGCCGTCGACAGGTCGCTGAGATTGCCGATCTCCAGGCTCAGCTTCTGCAGGCGGGCGAAGTAGTCGAGGGCGGTGTCGAAGTTGCGCCGGTACAGGTGGACCACACCGATATTGGCCAGCGCGTGGCCGATATCCATCCGGGAGTCGATGCGCTCGGCGATGGCCAGGGAGTGCTCGTAGAGCTCACGGGCCTCGTCGAGGCGTCGTTGCTGCAGGTGGATGTTGCCGAGGTTGCCGAGAACGTGGCAAAGCTTGTAATCGTTGCCCAGCCCGGCGAACAGGTCCCGGGCGCGCTCGAGGGCGGCGACGGCGCGTTCGAAGTCGCCCAGCTCATAATGGATCAGGCCCAAGCGTCCCAGAGTGTGAGCCAGGTGGGAGTCGTCTCCCAACTCCAGCGCCAGCTCATGGGTCCGTTCCATCACCGCCAGGGCTCGGGGGAATTCGCTGCGCCCCTGATGGATCATCGCCCGGACCCCCAGGGCGTCGATGGTTTTACCGGTGTCCCGGCATAGTTGATAATGGGTGAGGCATTCAGCGACGGCCTCTTCGGCCTCGCGGTAACGGTTGGTGAAGTGGAGCTGGACGGCGCGGTGTAACTGGACGTCGGCGATCAGGTCCTCGGCGCCGATTCTCCTGGCCGCGGCCAGGGCCCGGGCCGTCGTCTCGTCGGCCTCGGGCCAACGACCCAGGTGGTGCTGAACCTTGCCCAGCTTGAGCAGCAGGCTGATGCGCCGTTCCGCTTCGTGCTCGACCTCCAGGGAGCGCTCGAGCAGGGCCAGGGCGTCGTGGTTGTGATAGTTGGCCACGGCGTAGTCGACGGCCAGTTCGAGGTAACGCAGCTCCCGCTCAGGCTCTTCGGCGCGGCCGTAATGGTGGGCCAGCTCGGCGTAGCGTCGTGGATCGTCGGGGAACTCGCGCTCCAGAACGCGGGCCGTCAGTCCGTGCAGCTCGCGCAGCCGTCCCCGCAGCATCATGCCGTAGGCCGCCTCGCGCAGCAGGACGTGGCGGAACAGATAGAGCAGGCTGGACAGGGACAGCCAGATCAGTTCGCGCTCACCCTCCCGCAACAGAGCCTCGAGGCGCTCCCCGCGCAGCACGGCGCCGAGGATCCGCGGATCGAACTCCCGACCCAGCACCGCCGCCGTTTTGACTACTTGCTTCAGCCTGGTGGACAAACGGTCCAGGCGAGCCACCAGCAGGGTCCGGATGCCGTCGGGCAGGGAAGCGATGTCGCCGCGGAGTTGCACCCGACCGTCGCGCTCCTCGAGGAGCGCATTCTCGCTCAGATACCCGCAGAGCTGCTCCAGATAGAAAGGGTTGCCGGCGCTGCGCTCCAGGATGTGGGTATAGAGCTCCCGTTCGACGGGCCGGCCGAGGAGCTGCTCGATGAAGAGCGCGACGTCGGCCTCGTCCAGCTCCGCCAGCTCCAGCTCCGGCGCCGCTGCGTCGTCACCGAGGCGGGGTTTGGCGCCGTCATCGCGGTAACGGGACAGCAGCACCAGGGACAGGCGGGGCTTCTCCAGCCTTTGCAACAGCTTGAAGAAGCGACGGGAGTCGTCGTCGAGCCACTGGAGATCGTCGAGGACCACCACGCTCGGCGCGAGCAGGGCCCGGGCGCGAAAGAAGTCCCGGGCGGCGAACAGCCGGTTGTTGAAGCTCACCTCGGCGGGCAGGCCGGCCTCGTCCTCCTCGTCGTGAGAAAGGCCGACCAACACCTTCAGGTAACCGCGCTGGCGCTCGAGCGCGGCGGCGAGGGCGGCGGCTCCGGACTGCTCCGTGCGCAGCAAGTCGGCGACCAACTCGTCGAAACGTCGGGCGAAGACCGCGGCGTTCGCCTTCTCCGAGGTGCCGTCGAAGAGGAAGAAGCGCCGCAGGTGGGCGGTGACGGGGTTGAGGCTGCGCCGTAGCACGGCGTCGGCCTGGAGATCGAGGTAGCTCAATTCGGGATGCCGACGCTTGAACTCCTCGAGCAACCGGCTCTTGCCCACCCCGGGCTCGCCGTAGATGTAAAGCGTACCTCCAGCACCGGTCCGTTCGAGCAGTCGCCGCTCCAGCAGCTTCAGTTCGTTTCGCCGACCGTAGAACGGCCCGCTGGATCCGAGCGCCGCCGGTCGTCGGCGGCGTCCCTCCAGGTGGACGGCCCGCTCGGCCGCATCAATCTTCTCGAGGCCCGCCGAACGTTGGGGCCGCAAGCGGTATCCCGAAGCCAGATCGTCCGCCGCGGCCGGAGCGGTGAGGATCGCGCCGGGCGCGGCCCGCTGGCACAGCCGGGCGGCCAGGTTGATCGGATCGCCGATCAGGGAGTAGGTGCAGCGGCGGCGGGAGCCGATCAGTCCGGCGTAGACCGTTCCCCAACCCAGGCCCATCCTCAGGGGCTCCTCCGCCTGCTCCGCGACGCTGAGGGCGAAATCGGCCGCCCGCTCCAGGGTGCGCTCGTAGCTCACCGGGGCGCCGAAGATGACCAGCATCAGCGGCCCCTTGTCGGCGAATTCCAGCGAGGCGAAGTAGCCGCCGTAGCCCTCGCAGAGCTTGAGAACCGGGTTAACAAGGGCGTCGAGTTCAGCATGACCGCGGTCGGTGAAACCGATGAACAGGGCCGCCGCGTCGCGGAACTCGCCCCGGCCGCTGAACTCGATCACCCGTTCGGGGAAGAACAACCGACCGACCCGCCGGTGGATCTCCCGACGCCGGGGCAGCCGGGGCCGGACGGCTTCGGCGGCCGGCGATGACGTTGCTCCGAAGTAGTGCTCGTCG
Above is a genomic segment from Candidatus Coatesbacteria bacterium containing:
- a CDS encoding tetratricopeptide repeat protein; the protein is MHNLLPRFIQRRFTANEYHGAFAAATLFCDLSGFTALTRRLTRHGPEGAEVLSGIINDTFRPMINEIYRYGGFVTGFAGDAMTAVLPDDPANARLTAVAVAAAFARRRIQHSRLGRVELALRIGLSGGRVEWGIPGAGLRTWYFRGPAVERCSRLGDRVEPGVVLFDEHYFGATSSPAAEAVRPRLPRRREIHRRVGRLFFPERVIEFSGRGEFRDAAALFIGFTDRGHAELDALVNPVLKLCEGYGGYFASLEFADKGPLMLVIFGAPVSYERTLERAADFALSVAEQAEEPLRMGLGWGTVYAGLIGSRRRCTYSLIGDPINLAARLCQRAAPGAILTAPAAADDLASGYRLRPQRSAGLEKIDAAERAVHLEGRRRRPAALGSSGPFYGRRNELKLLERRLLERTGAGGTLYIYGEPGVGKSRLLEEFKRRHPELSYLDLQADAVLRRSLNPVTAHLRRFFLFDGTSEKANAAVFARRFDELVADLLRTEQSGAAALAAALERQRGYLKVLVGLSHDEEDEAGLPAEVSFNNRLFAARDFFRARALLAPSVVVLDDLQWLDDDSRRFFKLLQRLEKPRLSLVLLSRYRDDGAKPRLGDDAAAPELELAELDEADVALFIEQLLGRPVERELYTHILERSAGNPFYLEQLCGYLSENALLEERDGRVQLRGDIASLPDGIRTLLVARLDRLSTRLKQVVKTAAVLGREFDPRILGAVLRGERLEALLREGERELIWLSLSSLLYLFRHVLLREAAYGMMLRGRLRELHGLTARVLEREFPDDPRRYAELAHHYGRAEEPERELRYLELAVDYAVANYHNHDALALLERSLEVEHEAERRISLLLKLGKVQHHLGRWPEADETTARALAAARRIGAEDLIADVQLHRAVQLHFTNRYREAEEAVAECLTHYQLCRDTGKTIDALGVRAMIHQGRSEFPRALAVMERTHELALELGDDSHLAHTLGRLGLIHYELGDFERAVAALERARDLFAGLGNDYKLCHVLGNLGNIHLQQRRLDEARELYEHSLAIAERIDSRMDIGHALANIGVVHLYRRNFDTALDYFARLQKLSLEIGNLSDLSTAHANIGSIHLQLGNYTTAREHLEEMLALTRRIEEKAGASYAHFSLGSMFLEQERLREADEHLQRALELAVEIGMRYYQPLYQLSLAELRYAQGHLDEADDLCRRALVVARETHNIEARHKLRLLRLTLRVRRGETDPVDIEEELAEIEGLIPQEFERRLLSYHRWRLLGGEERRRHALEVLSTLYAEAPLERIRRFLAALEDDHPDLSRYE